A genomic stretch from Podospora pseudoanserina strain CBS 124.78 chromosome 3, whole genome shotgun sequence includes:
- a CDS encoding hypothetical protein (COG:C; EggNog:ENOG503NY33), whose amino-acid sequence MPSATTKDVRVAIIGAGITGITLGLGLRERKVPFTIYERAPGFRDIGAGLGFSPNAEKAMGYLSKDVLKAFKRVANPNGEDYFQWVNGHSDEGELMYKKFVGKDGFQGCKRSDILDAWASLLPSGSVEFGKELEGIRETDDGVLVSFKDGSKVNATVVVGCDGIRSQVRHYVLGSTGKNLVKAAYPGYSQRFCYRSLVPMDQAVQAIGKYKCSTRFMYNGPDSHIITYPVGNSSVLNVLVVISDKNKDWPEGLVAQGRHTCQGSRKEVIDALQGWNETARNIAQLFPDEMEKWAIFDMAENPASTYIRGRVCLAGDAAHATGPHLGAGGGLGIEDAYFLATLLSHLNDKLEAGSTSAKDERAIVEAALKRYNDARFDRTQWVVQATREAVDLFQWQDQRVGNDKVKFGEEISAKFERIWNYDVVEENGRAASGFLCDMGADSK is encoded by the coding sequence ATGCCCAGTGCCACTACCAAGGACGTCCGCGTCGCCATCATCGGGGCTGGTATAACCGGCAtcaccctcggcctcggcctccgCGAACGCAAAGTCCCCTTCACCATTTACGAGCGCGCTCCTGGGTTTCGGGACATTGGCGCAGGCCTCGGCTTCAGTCCCAATGCTGAAAAGGCGATGGGGTACCTGTCCAAAGATGTTCTGAAAGCTTTCAAGAGGGTGGCAAACCCCAACGGAGAAGACTACTTCCAGTGGGTCAACGGGCATTCtgatgagggggagttgATGTACAAGAAGTTCGTGGGCAAGGATGGGTTTCAAGGGTGCAAGAGGAGTGACATTTTGGACGCGTGGGCATCACTGCTGCCCTCTGGATCGGTCGAGTTTGGAAAGGAGCTCGAGGGAATTCGGGAAACGGACGATGGGGTGCTGGTCAGTTTTAAAGACGGGAGTAAGGTCAATGCcactgtggtggtgggttgtgatGGAATCAGATCTCAAGTGAGGCACTACGTGCTGGGATCGACGGGGAAGAATCTAGTGAAGGCGGCGTACCCGGGATACTCGCAAAGGTTTTGCTACCGGTCGTTGGTCCCGATGGACCAGGCTGTCCAAGCGATTGGGAAGTACAAGTGCTCGACGAGGTTCATGTACAATGGGCCAGACTCTCACATCATCACATATCCCGTTGGAAACAGCTCCGTTTTAAACGTACTGGTTGTCATCTCGGATAAGAACAAGGATTGGCCAGAGGGTTTGGTGGCGCAAGGAAGACATACCTGTCAGGGGTCCAGAAAGGAGGTGATTGATGCACTTCAGGGATGGAATGAGACGGCCAGAAACATTGCTCAGCTCTTCCCggatgagatggaaaagTGGGCAATCTTCGATATGGCTGAGAACCCAGCGTCCACTTATATCAGAGGAAGGGTGTGCCTTGCTGGTGATGCGGCGCATGCCACTGGCCCTCATCTtggtgctgggggagggcTTGGGATAGAAGATGCATACTTCTTGGCCACATTATTGAGCCATCTCAACGACAAGCTGGAGGCGGGGTCTACTTCAGCCAAAGACGAGCGTGCAATTGTGGAGGCTGCACTGAAAAGATACAACGATGCCCGCTTTGACAGGACCCAGTGGGTTGTCCAGGCGACTCGAGAGGCCGTGGATCTTTTTCAGTGGCAGGATCAAAGAGTCGGCAACGACAAGGTCAAGTTTGGGGAAGAGATATCTGCCAAGTTTGAGAGGATTTGGAACTACGATGTTGTCGAGGAAAACGGGAGAGCAGCCAGTGGCTTTTTATGCGACATGGGCGCAGATTCAAAGTAG